A genomic window from Hypomesus transpacificus isolate Combined female chromosome 15, fHypTra1, whole genome shotgun sequence includes:
- the foxo1a gene encoding forkhead box protein O1-A — MAEVAQEHLVEIDPDFEPLSRPRSCTWPLPRPEFINPGDSNTSSPATSVKQEPTSSSDFISSLSLLEETEDFPEQKHNNLCNDFKCQDNCIHDQPSQHQQQLPNPQLSHQQQVPLLSSPVGSTSSVAATAAAAAQRKSSSSRRNAWGNMSYADLITKAIESSPEKRLTLSQIYDWMVKSVPYFKDKGDSNSSAGWKNSIRHNLSLHSRFVRVQNEGTGKSSWWMLNPDGGKSGKSPRRRAASMDNNSKFAKSRGRAAKKKVLLQGGLDGGGDSPSPSYSKWPGSPNSHSNDDFDAWNGFRPRTSSNASTLSGRLSPFMPEQDDLGDGEMHMVYPGSSGAKMTATLPSLSEMTSSLVHHSSENVMENLLDNLNLLSPKNSQAGSGGTVQVSSQSSPSTMMQSSPGYPPFSSSTMGPQPQQDYHKCMYGQAGMTSLSPIPMQSLPESKPSYGPSLGPYSCPAGLLKELLTSDADPRGDLLPTVETVVSQPNGGRMLPPYSTGQHGAKLMGGRNPHPHGLHHPHTHTGHTQAPPTSVAMNGRALMSLSSMSHSGGSVCLPMGKSPMQMPYGLSAHLGSGGMPGYCPLNPTGYGRPSMPMMPHPEKLPSDLDDMSIERFECDMESILHDTLMDGDSLDFNFEPIASQQGFPHGVKTTTHSWVSG; from the exons ATGGCCGAAGTAGCCCAGGAACATTTAGTAGAAATCGACCCGGATTTTGAACCACTCTCACGGCCCCGCTCATGCACTTGGCCCCTGCCTCGACCGGAGTTCATAAATCCAGGAGACTCAAACACATCTTCGCCAGCCACGTCAGTGAAACAGGAACCCACCAGCAGTTCCGACTTTATTAGCAGTCTCAGTTTGTTGGAGGAGACTGAAGATTTTCCTGAGCAAAAGCATAACAACTTGTGCAATGATTTCAAGTGTCAGGATAACTGTATCCACGACCAGCCCAGTCAACATCAGCAACAGCTCCCAAACCCTCAGCTCTCGCATCAGCAACAGgtgcctctcctgtcctctccagtcGGCTCAACATCCTCAGTTGCGGCGactgctgctgccgctgccCAACGTAAAAGTAGCTCATCTCGTCGTAATGCGTGGGGAAATATGTCGTATGCTGATCTCATAACTAAAGCTATTGAGAGTTCCCCAGAGAAGCGCCTCACATTGTCCCAGATTTACGACTGGATGGTGAAGAGCGTTCCTTATTTCAAGGACAAGGGAGACAGCAATAGTTCTGCTGGTTGGAAG AACTCCATCAGACACAACCTGTCCCTGCACAGTCGTTTTGTGCGTGTGCAGAATGAAGGCACGGGTAAGAGCTCCTGGTGGATGCTCAACCCAGATGGAGGAAAGAGCGGCAAGTCTCCCAGACGCAGAGCTGCCTCCATGGACAACAACAGCAAGTTTGCCAAGAGTAGAGGGAGGGCTGCAAAGAAAAAG GTTTTGCTCCAGGGGGGGCTTGATGGTGGAGGAGACAGCCCCAGTCCCTCCTACTCCAAATGGCCCGGTAGCCCCAACTCGCACAGCAATGATGACTTTGATGCCTGGAACGGCTTCAGGCCTCGCACCAGCTCGAATGCCAGCACGCTGAGTGGACGCCTCTCACCTTTCATGCCCGAGCAAGATGACCTTGGTGATGGGGAGATGCACATGGTGTACCCAGGATCCTCTGGAGCCAAGATGACAGCCACCCTGCCCAGCCTGTCAGAGATGACAAGCTCGCTAGTTCACCACAGCTCCGAGAATGTCATGGAGAACCTTCTGGATAACCTCAACCTGCTCTCCCCCAAGAACTCTCAAGCGGGCAGTGGTGGCACGGTCCAGGTTTCCTCCcaatcctccccctccaccatgATGCAGAGTAGCCCTGGCTATCCCcccttcagctcctccaccatgggtccccagccccagcaggaCTATCACAAGTGCATGTATGGCCAGGCAGGGATGACGAGCCTGTCCCCCATCCCCATGCAGTCTTTGCCTGAGAGCAAGCCCAGTTATGGCCCCTCTTTGGGCCCTTACAGCTGCCCTGCTGGCCTGCTGAAAGAGCTGCTCACCTCTGATGCAGACCCCCGTGGGGACCTCCTGCCCACAGTGGAGACAGTGGTCTCCCAACCCAATGGGGGCCGCATGCTGCCCCCCTACAGCACAGGGCAGCATGGAGCCAAGTTGATGGGAGGGCGTAATCCTCACCCACATGGTCTTCAccacccccacactcacacaggacACACCCAAGCCCCTCCCACTTCAGTGGCCATGAACGGACGCGCACTCATGTCCTTGTCCAGCATGAGTCACAGCGGGGGCTCGGTTTGCCTGCCCATGGGGAAGAGCCCCATGCAGATGCCCTACGGCCTGTCTGCCCACCTAGGGAGTGGGGGGATGCCTGGGTACTGCCCACTCAACCCCACTGGCTACGGGCGACCCAGCATGCCCATGATGCCCCACCCAGAGAAGTTGCCTAGCGACTTGGATGACATGTCCATTGAGAGGTTTGAGTGTGATATGGAGTCCATCCTCCATGACACTCTGATGGACGGGGACTCACTTGACTTTAACTTTGAGCCCATAGCCTCCCAGCAGGGGTTTCCCCATGGGGTAAAGACCACCACACACAGCTGGGTGTCAGGCTAG